The genomic region CTTTGTTGTAGGATTGAGCAGAACTTTGGCAGATATCTCTGTCGACGATACAAACGTTCTTCAGAATATTTTTCTGACTACTCACTTGATTCATCTTGAAGAAAATAAGGAAAACTTAGAAATTTACCTAATACTCTAATAGAAAATGATAGTAACAAGTCATCATTTTGAACGCTGACTTTTCACTATACAAAGAAAGAAGCTAAATTTGTTCTATGATTGATAATTTACTCATAACACTATTCAAAGAAAACCACGAGTTCAAATTCTATTGTATGACAGAGTTATATACGAAGTATGAAGAAAGTAAAACAAAATTAGCTTAACTAGTAGGAAAAAAAACATAAGCAATGCAATTTCATCTCTTTTTCTTCCTTTGAACATATGAAAGTCTTATAAACCATCTAGAATCCCTCTTTTAGTGCGAAAACACGACCTGCCAAAGGTGGAGGCAATGCCGAAATAGCTTCTTCAATTACCTGATTCACACCAAACAAATATCACACGTCAGCTAAAACAAAACTGCTAGTAAATATATAACTGctagtaataaataaataactgcTTCAATTACATACGTCCAACTGATACCGAGCTGAAAAGTGTATCAACAGAATTGCTTTATTCTCAAATCTGTTTGCATAACTGATTATCTGTACATTATCAAAACAAGATACCACATATATGTTATGAACACTACAATGATGATGAGTGTTTATCATGTGCATATACAAGATAATATTTTACCTCAGACAAATGTGTGTGTCCATACTCTCTTGCATGCTCCACTGTCATCATATTCTCCACGTACGTGCTCTACACGAACCAAAGAATCATGCACTTTAAAGATTAAAATAAATGTGTACACGAAGGAGTTTGTAAAAAAACATGTTCTTGTTATCTAAAAATATTGAAGGCAATAATGAATAAGAGATGTTAGTTACCTCCATAATAAGAATCTTTGCTTTTAATACATCACCGTTATCATTGTCAATAATGAATTCGGATGTTGTATCTCCAGTAAAAGCTACTTCAGGTGATGTTGCCATACTTGTTATCTGCCAATTTACAAACACAAATATCTGAGtttcttctttttcatttttttttttataatatatatatattcaaatacaaactgtatataaaatacatataagaGCTTAAATTAGGAAGACAAACCTCAACACCTGAGAATTTCAACTTCTTAATTTCATCCCCTGGAAGACCAATATACTCGGGCTTAAGCTTTTGTTTCACAGAATAGACTACATAGCCCTggaacaccaaaaaaaaaaaaaaaaaaaaaaaaaaaaaaaaaaaactggtatCACTGcagtttttaaaatattaattcatatttagtttttttttttaatatgttgAGTGACGAATAAAGTCTACTAGCCTGACTTGGTATGCAGTGGTACGTCTTAAATGCTTTTACTTTTAGATCTTTTCTCAAGTAGAATTCTTCACCTGCAGATGTATTGATGTATCAACTTAATATTGAGTAGTTCATCAGCTTCTAAactgaaaaaaagaaaaaaaatacaagAAAGTATTACCAATATCCAACCCGATCAATGTATGATTGAGCTCTGATTCGTCCATCGCCCTATGTGCTTCGAAAAGCTTTTCAACACTTTCTTTGATGATGGCTGGTACAATAATTGTTGGAGGAGACATTCTGTATAGACCACGAGTTGCAACATACATAGGCAATCCTCCCTAGAAAAAGGTTGCATCATGAGCATCTGGGGCCTTAAAACAAAACACTTCGGGCGTACATGTATCCTAAAAGGTCAACAAAAATCCTAAGTTTAAGAAAGCATTAGACTTTTTATATGTCCAATCTAGTGTCTAATATGCCAGCAATATAACTCAGTCTCCTAAACTTTTATATTCAAAGTGGTTCATATTATCGTTCTTCATACGATAAATTATTAATAAAGCTAATAACACCTCAAACACTAAATTGGTGATATGAAAAGACCTTAAATCTTGTCCCACGATTTGAAAAAATTCCCAAAATTCACAAATACAAATGCTATGTTTTGTTATGAGTCAAATGTAAGGTCACTGTAATATCGACAAACAATCGGTTTATGAAACAAACCATCACAAATTAGCCCAGTGGTTGgccctgagttccttgcaagagaTCTCAGGTTCGATCCTGCCTAGGACGAATATTTTATGGTGGCCAGGGATGGGTTGGAAACATCCAGGGAGTAATTCTGTTGGGCTGCAtacatcagagtatggggtcggattactcgccctcgcGAGAAGCCCAAACAGGGAAAACCTTCTATCTTTAAAAATAGTAGCAATTCAGAAGATTATACCAAAAATCAACAATAGATATGAGGGAGGCAGAAAGGTTTACAATGTGATCCATGTGGCCATGAGAGATAAAAACGAATTGTTGAGAGATAGCTCGTTGTGGGCATTTTCCGATGTCGAAAGCCAAGTTGAGTGTCGGAAGAATTACACAAGTCTCGTGCCCTGCTATCGACAACCCTTCAATCGGGTACCCTTCGATAACCAAACCATGTTTCTTCTTTGTCTCCATTCCTACACAGATGCGGATTCTGAACACCAAATGGAGCAATGTGAACCTTTTGACACTTGATATATATTCCTGGTTCTAACAACAATCTCACCTGTATATATGCCAAACAAGGCGTAAGATTTAATTAATAATGTTCTTTCAAATCTTGTTATAGTTATCTAATGTGAAGTTTGGAATCAATATACGCAAGAAAGTAATTCTGAAGTTCGTTAATTGTTCGTTCCATACTGAGCTTCGTGTGAGGAAAAGTGTATATACTCCACAATAGAATATCCAGAATTTGTAAATACACCTAGACAACAAAATGCAATCCAATAAATCTTTGGAACCCACATAAAAAATGACCACCTTTTACATTGGCATTACATCGAACACCTGGTGTGCGATCACTGGATCGAGTGAACACTTGGCCAAATACTAGAACTAGGGAACAGTGCCTATGATATTGATGTTACAAATGAAGAAACTAAGTACTCCATCAATTAAATACATGTGTATTATTCAAATAACCAAAAGTGTTATCTTATACGGAGTATTGATTAACTGTAGCTAATAAAAGAGAAAGGTTTGGGGGGATAAAGATAGATATAGTTACCAGATTGCCGGAAGATGAAATAGGATACGGATTACAGCAACCTTTAGAGTAAGGCCGTCTACTGTATTCTACTCCCTCCGTATCAATTAAATACATAAGTTTCAAATTAGTTCTCTTCAATACATAAGAATATATACATACTCAGATTCAAAACATTTTTGTAATTGTTGATATTCTGAAGGTGAATGAGTGTATaacttcaacttttttttttttttttttttttttttttttgaaaaatggaaatgggaatgaaCAGCACAAGTTTATCAAGTATAGGTAGAGAGGaagaaatgaaggaaaaagaccaaaATACTCTCACATGACTTGGCTGGCACGTAACTGACACTTAACAGACTAAATTAACAAAATTCATAGTGACTAAAGTTGCAAAATTTGACAAATTACAGTGACTATTTGTGTATTAAGAATAAtgccttaaaattttttttttacccaTATAAAACTAACTTTATACATATACATGTAAGAGAAAAAAGATAGATAAAAAGTATGAGATAATTAGTCATTTTTTCTTAAACCGTGTTTTGTTGTCAGGGGACAATAGATTTGGAACGCATTGAGTAGTAAATTACCAATAAACATTCACATGGAAGAGTTTGATGTTTTTTGTCATTTCTTAATAATAGTGTCAAACAATCGCTAATTAGAGGGTGAATAAACGACATCTTTTCTATTTTAGGTTAAAGGAATGACTATCTACATCTCATCTCTTTCATACTTCGTAAGCACTGGATAGCCTATTGTTGTTGTATCTAGACTTGAAGACTTTGTAGGTTTTGTCATATTTCCTTTAATTGCATTTTTTATCTTGTTTTTGTAAGTTTTATTTGAGGTCTTTTTAGCCTTATTTGTATTAGTTAAAAATTCATGGATTTCTTTGCAATTTCAGTAACATTGAAGTGTtagtactatttttttttttttttttttttttgaacgtaaAGCTTTGTATTAATAACGAAGCCTCCCTAGCAAGACGTTAGAAAATGAATTACAAAAGTTTTAGAAGCCACGAGTTCTAATTAAAAACTAAAGTACTTATATGAGAAAGCCACGTAAAAGAaaacaattaatattattaaaaaataagaCTTTGTTGAGCCAAGCTATTGTTGAAAATAACTTGGTTTCGGAATCGCCAAAACACCCACGTAATCACTGAGACAATCACCAATTTCTTCTTTTTGAGATCCTTGGAAGTGTTCTACGCCTGTTTCCAATCAAGCAATTGTGACCAAGCATCGAAATCAGGAAGATCTACATTGGTCCATCTTTTGATCATTGACCACACTTCTTAAACGTCTTGGCAACCAAAAAAAGATGTGAAGCAGTTTCAATTCCCACTCTACACACAGGACATATAATAGAATCTAAAACCACTCCTTCGGCCAAAAGATTCCACCTCGTAGGTAAGCAATTCAACACAAATCTCCATATAAACACATTGACTTTTCGAGGAATAAAAGTCAACCAGTTAATAGTCTTAGGAACCAAATGAATGCGAAACCGATCAATGATATTACGAGCTGAACGAACTCTATAAATCCCACCCGAAGTATGTTCCCAGTACCATGTATCTTGACGATCAATCAGTACAGTATTTTTGACAACCGAAACAAGTTGTTGCAATGCACACTCATTTCGACTACCCAAGATTCTGGTCCAATCCCAATGCCAAACTCCATTCTCCATATGTCAGAAATCATAACTTCTTTAAATGTACGCGGGACAACTAAGCGAAGACTGCCTCAGATTTTGCTTACTGTGATCCAGAAACTGATAAGTTCGAGTTTATCACAACTGAAAAAGAATGGTATGAAATTGTCGGGAGAGCCAAACTCAAATGCCAACGAATCGAGTTGTATTGTATTGGTATTTGGACCCGACAATTCTGCGTTCAACACAATAGTAGCGATTCGGGACACGCGAGTGACGACACGATCGGGTCGTATTGAACTTTTTTCTTGgttatttttaggaatttgtaatgtttttgtttttatttttatttttaggaattgggaatgtttttatttttgtttttaggaatcggtaatgtttttttttaggaatttgtaatgtttttttttttttttttttttttttgtattattaggaatttgtaatgtttttttatttaataaaatgtttATTTTAGgattttaaatgttatatataagtaataataatatataagtttaatataaaaaaaatagaagTGAAACCAAGTAATAGGTACGTCATGGTTATTAGCAGTTTAGTGGTTGATTAGTGATGAGAAATAAGTTTCGACAAGCAATCAGTGGAAACAAAATACGTCACTTTATACACGACCACGGCACTTTAATAAATACGCCAATTCtaatattctttatttatttttatttttatttttctaaaaaaaaggaTTACTATAAACAAGTTAGTTTCCGCTGTGTTCCCTTTTTTTTATTTGGGATCAAGGGATTCTGTTGCAGGCCGTCGATTCTTCAGAGGTAATATAAACTTTCATTTTTAAAATCTTCAGTTAAGTTAATGTCGATTTTTTTTGCATCTCGATTAATTTCACCTTCAATTCGAACCAAGAACCATACTTTTTCATTCACCACGATTGCAATTACAAACCCAGTAGAAAGATATTTGATGCATATACAAAATAACGAGCCAAACTTCGAAAAAACCCTAACAAGAATTGGGGCTAAATTAGATATATTAATTGTAAAGGAGGTAATCAAAAGATGCAGTTGTAGTTCTAATTCAAATTCTATCAATCAACGGTCTATATTAGGTCTTAGATTCTTCATATGGGCTGGGATTCAACGTGAGTATAGACATAGCTCATATATGTATAACATTGCTTGTAAGCTCTTTAGATTTGATCAAAACCCTAATGTGATTAAGGAAGTTATTGAGGCGTATAAGGATGATAATTGTGTTGTAGATGTTAAAAGTTTCAAAATTGTTTTGAATTTATGTAAGTTAGCTAGGTTAGAAAATGAGGGGTTATGGGTGTTGAAGAAAATGAATGAATTTGGTTGTAGACCCGATACAACTGCGTATAACTTTGTGATTCGGTTGTTTTGCGAAAAGGGTCGTGTGGATGAGGCTTTGGAGTTAATGAAGGAGATGGGTTCGGTTGATGTTTATCCTGATATGGTGACGGTTGTTTCAATGGTTAAAGGTTTTTGTGATTTGGGTAGGATTGAAGATGCTACTAGGTTATTTAAGGTTGAAAATAGACAAGGATGTTTAGTAAACGTAGTTGCGTATTCGGCTCTTCTTGACGGGGTTTGTCGGGTCGGGAATTTAGAAAAAGGGTTGGAGTTATTGAAAGAGATGGAAAACGAAGGCGGTGTTTGTGCACCGACAGTTGTTACATATACAACTATGATTCGTAACTTTTGTGAAAAGGGTAGGTCAATAAAGGCGTTGACTATTTTGGATCGAATGGAAGCGTGTGGATGTGCACCGAATAGGGTTACAATTAGTACTTTAATTAACGGTCTTTGTAAGGAGGATAAAGTGGACGAAGCTTATAAGTTGATTGATCGATTATTTACCAAAACGAGTGTTTCTCAAAGCGAGTGTTATAGCTCTCTTGTAGCGAGTTTATTGCGGGTTGATAAGTTTGAAGAAGCCGAAAAAGTGTTTAGGAAGATGTTGGTTAGTGGTTTGAAACCGGATGGAGTGGCTTGTAGCGAGTTTTTGAAGATGTTATGTTTGAAAGAACAACGTGTAGTTGATGCTTTTGTGTTATTTAATGAAATTAAGAATTTACGATTTGCGACTTCTATTGATTCGGAGATTTGTTCTATTATGATGGACGGGCTTTGTGCTAAACGCCATTTGTTGGAAGCTTCAATGCTTGCTAAGTTGATGGTTGAGAATGGTATCTTACTTAAAGCGCCTTATGTAAAGAATGTAGTTGAGTATTTAACGAACGCTGGAGAAACGGAACTTGTGTATCATATATATAAAGTGAATGGTGGTTAACCATGATGATACTTGTCCTACATTTTTGAGAACTCGAGGTGATTACTAGTAAGATGGGAAAATGGGCGGGTCATGGATCGATATGGGTACGGATAATATGGATAATTTTGTAAAGGTCAAATACGACTGTTGAAGTATACTCTTTTGCCAGGAAGATTTTAATGATATATTTGGGATGATGATTACATTGGCAAGCTTTTCGCATCATTTCGGGGTCAGGGACATAACTATAAGCAATTTTGCTATCCTTTTGAGTATTCTTGTATTGTTCTTAGGATTTTACTAATTGGTATGCAGAACTGGTTGTAGTTCAAATTTTTATATCTAGTTCAACATTTGGTATTATGATTCTAGGAATATGAGCATGATTTACATGTGATCCTTGTCCACCCCTAGTATCTTTGTATTTGATACTAAAATGCTCTTGATAATTGGTTCAATGATCACATATGTTGATATCCTTATCTTTCACTCTAGAGAGCTGCAAAACATATGAAGACTGAACTGCAAaacatatgttttttttttttaacaacagtACGGGATCACccaggggacttaaccacccacgtaTTCATCTCTCACAGTTGCATATTCCGCCCCCAACTGCTGCCCAGGAGGAAACTCGGCCCAGTCCaagggcatgggcggtaaaacctCCTCCCCACTacccccgcaacgcgatgtgcgaaaggcacctttgggtggaattcaagggtaaaggggcaaccttgtgtgcaatgttgcaccaCAGGAGTCAAACTctcgacctctcgctaagagaagcAGACCACTACCACATAAGCTACAACACAAGTGAAAGGAATAAACAAGTTTACAAATAACAAACCTGGCAAAAAATATAATATGAACTATAAAAATTCAAGAAAACTATACCAACAATCCTATTAGGAAAACTAGTAAGGGTAAATGGCGACAAAGGTACTTAAGCCTTGCCAAAAATTTCATTTAGAGCAACTCAGCATCAGCTTTAAGGTGCCCAAATATTTTCCATCAAGTGTGTGTTTGGTAAAAGTAGCTAAAGCTTATGGCTAGAGCCGTTAATTTAAGCTTACTTTTTGAAGTTGAAGCTTATTATCTTTGTATAAGTATTTGACAAAGTAGTTAGAACTTACAGATATAAAATGATTTCAAAGGACACTAAAATATGATAAACAAATATATGAAGGGTAATTATGTAAATTCTATTTCATAAGTTGTGAGTTTATTTTATAAGCTAGTCGAACTAGCTCTTGTTAAGCTCCCATAAACTCTAGCTTGTATGCCAAATACACCCCGAAGGGAactttttaaacttttttttttcggaAAAACAAAAACTTTATAGCAAAATCTTTTTCTCGAAAAGAGAACAAAACCCGAACTAAAACTAATTAAACCCGAGTTTCACCATCAAACGACATACAAACTAAAGacatggaaataaactaaaataAACAAACAAATAACGATGAAGACATCTTCTAACTAACAACACCAAACCCCACTAACCGACAACGTCATCCTCAACTCTAATTTTGGGAAACGGTAAAGGAACCACATCACCGACGTTGTTGGTGTCGATTTCATTGCCCGCAATAGTCTTGAACGAAAAATTCTAATCGTTTCCGGTCCCATCCCCGGTGATAGTTGCCCGCACTAGCCTTTAACCTTCTGAAATATCGTGACACTAAAAAATTACTCTCTCCGTCCTAATTTAATAGGTTTGTTTCCTTTGAAATGTCTTAATTTAATAATCCATtcccaaaaataaataaaaattataagttaaagTGCTTTTATACCCTTGCTTTATAAATTTAAGACCAAAATATAGATAATAAGTAAAACAGGAAAGTGAACAAAAAATTCAGTGTAGCATGATAATGACATTTCTTGTATTTTGTCCGGAAACTATTAAATTTTAATTGCTAACGAGGGAGTAACTATTAAACCAATGCGAGACTGTAGATGTCTATTCTTTAAATTTGGAAAAAGAGGTTTTACCATCTGAAGCATtacgtaattataattataattataattataattataattataattatagattGGCACAATTGAATACACAACCCGCAAATATTCATTGTCTAATCTAATTGTATTGTGTAGTAGTGACTAGTGAGTATAAATAGCCATTGTGAGTTTTCTTTCTACTTACTGATTAAATTTATATCATGGGTATATACTACCCTTGTAAATCTCGAGCACCACACTGTCGTGAACATGAGTTGTAACTTTGTTCATAAGTAATAATATATCgcatttccaaaaaaaaaaaaaattatatttacaaTTATAATTCTAAATTCTAACTTTATAGACGCAGTCAACATCAGTCAAAGGTGTGCAGAAGTCAATGTCATTAGCAAAATGTCAAGATAAATAATGTTTGGGTCCAAAAATGTAAATATGTTATCTATAAGGGTCCAGGCAGTAAATATCTAATCTTTTCTGTTATATCACTATGATTAGGTCGTTAGACAGTTACACacaagaaattagggttttgttcaCAATAGAGAGTCAATTACATTTTTCACTGTAATCACAAAATTGTTAATGAAATGGTGATCACAGTTGTTCGAATTGCAAAGTTCTCATGGTATCAGAGCATGAACTGTGCAATTTCTAGTTTCTAATTGATTTTTTTCCTAATTTTTGTTCAAATTGCTTCCGCGTATTGAATAATCATGGATAATACTCAATTGTTTCGCAATCCGTTGTTCTTGCATCCATCGGATGGTCCTGGTTCATTGTCAATCAAGGAGAAGTTGATCGGAGCTCAAAATTACCGGTCATGGAGGAGGTCCATTGAAATTGCTTTGTCAACAAAGAGAAAGTTTGGATTTGTTACAGGCACTATTACTCGATCTGCTGTTGATGTTAATGAAGCAGAACAATGGGACACCTGCAACAATATGGTAATAAGCTGGATTGAGAGCTCAGTTTCTGATTCAATTGTTAAGTCTATAATGTTTGTAGGAACAGCTAGTGAAATTTGGAAACAACTTGAGAAAAGGTTTGTTCTAAGTAATGGTTCTAGAAAGTATAAGTTGTACAAAGAAATGTATGCTAGTGAACAACTAGGTTCAACAGTAAGTGAGTATTTTACTAAGATGAAATGTTTTTGGGAAGAAATTGATTCAATGAATGAATTGCCAAGACTAGCTAATGTTACTCCCGAAATTGTTGCTTTCTTGAATGCACTCAATCTGCAAAAAGAATAGCAACGATTGTTTCAGTTCTTGAATGGCTTAGATGAGCACTTCAGTGCATTGAGAAGTCAATTGCTTCTTATGAGCCCTCTTCCTAGTGTTGAGATGGCATGCTCTATGCTACAACAGGAAGAATCACAGAGAGAAATGTTTACTAATTCAAGTTCTCATGTTGTTGAAACAACTGCTTTGTATAGTAAGGCTGGCTTTGGTGGCAAACTAGTTTTGGTGGTGCTAGTGATAAGTTTGGTGGTACTAGTGACAAGCTGAGTGATAAATGTGCTACTTGTGGTAATAAAGGGCATTCACCAGACAAGTGTTGGGAAAGGATAGGTTATCCTCCATGGCACTACAAAAGCAGGTTCAATGGTAAACAGTCTTCAAACAACAAAGTCAAACCTGCAGGTATTTTCAATGCAACAAAGAAGACTGCTGCTAATGTTCAAGGGAGTAGTGTTGTATTTACTTCTGAACAGTTTGAACAGCTTCTAAAGTGTTTGCCTCAGTTGTCTCAATCTGGTACACAAGCAGATGATTTTAGTGATGAGATTGATCATCATTTTGCAGGTATTACTACTAAAACATCATTATGTGGTAATCAATGCACTCAATGGATACTAGATACAGGAGCCACTGATCATATGACACCTGTTACTAACAAGTTAAAAGATTTGAAAATTCTTATGTTTAAAACACAAATAAGATTGCCTAATGGCAATACATCTGTTATATCACACATTGGGTAAGCAAAATTAGAT from Rutidosis leptorrhynchoides isolate AG116_Rl617_1_P2 chromosome 9, CSIRO_AGI_Rlap_v1, whole genome shotgun sequence harbors:
- the LOC139868106 gene encoding pentatricopeptide repeat-containing protein At5g47360-like yields the protein MYNIACKLFRFDQNPNVIKEVIEAYKDDNCVVDVKSFKIVLNLCKLARLENEGLWVLKKMNEFGCRPDTTAYNFVIRLFCEKGRVDEALELMKEMGSVDVYPDMVTVVSMVKGFCDLGRIEDATRLFKVENRQGCLVNVVAYSALLDGVCRVGNLEKGLELLKEMENEGGVCAPTVVTYTTMIRNFCEKGRSIKALTILDRMEACGCAPNRVTISTLINGLCKEDKVDEAYKLIDRLFTKTSVSQSECYSSLVASLLRVDKFEEAEKVFRKMLVSGLKPDGVACSEFLKMLCLKEQRVVDAFVLFNEIKNLRFATSIDSEICSIMMDGLCAKRHLLEASMLAKLMVENGILLKAPYVKNVVEYLTNAGETELVYHIYKVNGG
- the LOC139868107 gene encoding uncharacterized protein, translating into MDNTQLFRNPLFLHPSDGPGSLSIKEKLIGAQNYRSWRRSIEIALSTKRKFGFVTGTITRSAVDVNEAEQWDTCNNMVISWIESSVSDSIVKSIMFVGTASEIWKQLEKRFVLSNGSRKYKLYKEMYASEQLGSTFLNGLDEHFSALRSQLLLMSPLPSVEMACSMLQQEESQREIFGGASDKFGGTSDKLSDKCATCGNKGHSPDKCWERIGYPPWHYKSRFNGKQSSNNKVKPAGIFNATKKTAANVQGSSVVFTSEQFEQLLKCLPQLSQSGTQADDFSDEIDHHFAGITTKTSLCGNQCTQWILDTGATDHMTPVTNKLKDLKILMFKTQIRLPNGNTSVISHIG
- the LOC139866959 gene encoding tRNase Z TRZ1-like; translation: METKKKHGLVIEGYPIEGLSIAGHETCVILPTLNLAFDIGKCPQRAISQQFVFISHGHMDHIGGLPMYVATRGLYRMSPPTIIVPAIIKESVEKLFEAHRAMDESELNHTLIGLDIGEEFYLRKDLKVKAFKTYHCIPSQGYVVYSVKQKLKPEYIGLPGDEIKKLKFSGVEITSMATSPEVAFTGDTTSEFIIDNDNGDVLKAKILIMESTYVENMMTVEHAREYGHTHLSEIISYANRFENKAILLIHFSARYQLDVIEEAISALPPPLAGRVFALKEGF
- the LOC139868104 gene encoding uncharacterized protein → MENGVWHWDWTRILGSRNECALQQLVSVVKNTVLIDRQDTWYWEHTSGGIYRVRSARNIIDRFRIHLVPKTINWLTFIPRKVNVFIWRFVLNCLPTRWNLLAEGVVLDSIICPVCRVGIETASHLFLVAKTFKKCGQ